Proteins co-encoded in one Erwinia sp. genomic window:
- the pheT gene encoding Phenylalanine--tRNA ligase beta subunit (ID:JIFNMEKO_01611;~source:Prodigal:2.6): MKFSELWLREWVNPAIDSAALSEQLTMAGLEVDDVIPVAGTFHGVVVGEVMQCMQHPNADKLRVTKVDVGGDRLLGIVCGAANCRQGLKVAVATVGAVLPGDFKIKAAKLRGEPSEGMLCSFSELGIDVEQNGIIELPAEASTGQDVRDYLQLDDVMIEISVTPNRADCLGMVGVARDISAVNKLPLTEPDIAPVAATHQACVPIKVEAAAACPRYLARVVKGIDLRAETPLWMKEKLRRGGIRSIDAVVDITNFVLLELGQPMHAFDLDRINGGIVVRHAAQDEVITLLDGSEVKLSNDVLVIADHEKALALAGIFGGAESGVREETVNVLLECAYFDPLAIAGRARRFGLHTDASHRYERGVDPEIQYKAISRATQLLLDICGGEAGPVVEATDNQMLPQSAKIILQREKLDRLIGHFIADEEVNDILVRLGCKVSLLASGKWQVLAPSWRFDLRIEEDLVEEVARIYGYNNIPNIPVKSDLVMTRHREADLSLQRVQTLLVDRGYQEAITYSFVDPKVQQLLHPGEESLLLPNPISVDMSAMRLSLWRGLLSAVIYNQNRQQPRVRLFESGLRFVPDTAAECGVRQEMLLAGVIAGPRNEEHWDLARENVDYYDLKGDVEALLELTGKNHQWSFQVGEHPALHPGQTAAIYLGSVRVGYLGVVHPELERKLDLNGRTVLFELEWQKVAERMLPDAVEVSRFPANRRDIAVVVAESVPAADVINECKKVGVNQIVGVNLFDVYRGKGIEPGFKSLAISLTLQDASRTLEEEEIASAVMQCVEALKERFQASLRD, encoded by the coding sequence ATGAAATTCAGTGAACTTTGGTTACGCGAATGGGTAAACCCGGCAATTGACAGCGCAGCGCTGTCTGAACAACTGACGATGGCCGGGCTGGAAGTAGATGATGTCATACCCGTTGCCGGCACCTTTCATGGTGTGGTCGTTGGTGAAGTGATGCAGTGCATGCAACATCCGAATGCTGATAAACTTCGGGTGACGAAAGTGGATGTGGGTGGTGACAGGTTACTTGGTATCGTTTGCGGTGCGGCTAATTGTCGTCAGGGACTGAAAGTCGCAGTAGCAACCGTCGGCGCAGTTCTGCCGGGCGATTTTAAAATCAAAGCGGCGAAATTACGCGGTGAACCATCAGAAGGAATGCTCTGTTCTTTCTCCGAACTGGGCATTGATGTAGAGCAAAACGGCATCATTGAACTGCCAGCCGAAGCCAGTACCGGACAGGATGTACGTGATTATCTGCAGTTGGATGATGTGATGATTGAAATCAGTGTAACCCCTAACCGTGCTGATTGTCTCGGCATGGTGGGTGTCGCACGTGATATCAGTGCTGTCAACAAATTGCCGTTGACCGAGCCTGATATTGCCCCTGTAGCAGCAACCCATCAGGCTTGTGTTCCGATAAAGGTAGAAGCTGCCGCAGCTTGCCCTCGTTATCTGGCAAGGGTAGTAAAGGGCATTGATCTCCGTGCTGAGACACCTTTATGGATGAAAGAGAAGCTTCGTCGTGGTGGGATCCGCTCGATTGATGCCGTGGTTGATATCACCAACTTTGTTTTGCTTGAGCTCGGACAACCAATGCATGCTTTCGATCTTGACCGTATCAATGGCGGGATTGTAGTGCGTCATGCTGCACAGGATGAAGTCATCACGTTACTGGATGGCAGTGAAGTGAAGCTAAGCAATGACGTACTGGTGATAGCTGATCATGAAAAGGCACTGGCGTTAGCCGGTATCTTTGGTGGCGCAGAGTCAGGTGTGCGTGAGGAAACAGTAAACGTATTACTTGAATGTGCTTACTTCGACCCTCTGGCTATTGCAGGGCGTGCTCGTCGCTTTGGGTTGCATACCGATGCTTCACATCGCTATGAACGCGGTGTGGATCCAGAGATACAATATAAAGCAATATCACGCGCAACACAGCTCTTGCTGGATATCTGTGGTGGCGAAGCCGGACCCGTGGTCGAAGCTACGGATAATCAGATGCTACCTCAAAGCGCTAAAATAATTTTACAGCGTGAGAAACTTGACCGTTTGATTGGTCATTTTATTGCTGATGAGGAAGTTAATGACATCCTGGTGCGACTGGGTTGTAAAGTTTCTCTGCTTGCTTCAGGAAAGTGGCAGGTGCTTGCGCCTTCCTGGCGTTTTGATTTACGTATTGAAGAAGATCTGGTAGAAGAAGTTGCCAGAATTTATGGATACAATAACATTCCCAATATTCCGGTGAAAAGCGACCTGGTGATGACACGCCATCGTGAGGCTGATCTTTCACTACAGCGAGTCCAGACCTTACTTGTTGATCGTGGTTATCAGGAAGCGATTACTTACAGCTTTGTCGATCCTAAAGTGCAACAGTTATTGCACCCGGGTGAAGAGAGTCTATTACTGCCAAACCCCATATCAGTGGATATGTCAGCGATGCGTTTATCGTTGTGGAGAGGGTTGCTTTCTGCTGTGATTTACAATCAAAATCGGCAACAACCACGGGTACGTTTGTTCGAAAGTGGTTTACGTTTTGTGCCTGATACAGCGGCGGAGTGTGGTGTGCGCCAGGAGATGTTGCTGGCAGGTGTAATCGCCGGACCTCGCAATGAAGAGCATTGGGATCTTGCACGTGAGAACGTAGATTATTATGATTTAAAAGGGGATGTTGAAGCGTTACTGGAATTGACAGGTAAAAATCACCAATGGTCATTTCAGGTAGGTGAGCATCCGGCATTACATCCTGGTCAGACTGCTGCCATCTATTTAGGCTCGGTACGTGTTGGTTATTTAGGGGTTGTACACCCGGAACTGGAACGTAAACTGGATTTGAATGGCCGTACTGTGCTTTTCGAACTTGAGTGGCAAAAAGTCGCAGAGCGTATGCTACCTGATGCAGTAGAGGTCTCACGCTTCCCGGCTAACCGCCGTGATATTGCTGTTGTGGTGGCTGAGAGCGTCCCTGCTGCTGATGTGATTAATGAGTGTAAGAAAGTTGGCGTAAATCAGATAGTTGGCGTAAACTTATTTGATGTGTACCGTGGTAAGGGGATTGAGCCTGGTTTCAAAAGCCTCGCAATCAGTCTGACGCTACAGGATGCAAGCCGTACACTTGAAGAAGAAGAGATCGCTTCTGCCGTTATGCAATGTGTAGAAGCACTGAAAGAGCGATTCCAAGCCTCCTTGAGGGATTGA
- the rpmI gene encoding 50S ribosomal protein L35 (ID:JIFNMEKO_01614;~source:Prodigal:2.6): protein MPKIKTVRGAAKRFKKTASGGFKRKHANLRHILTKKSTKRKRHLRPKGMVSKGDLGLVIACLPYA, encoded by the coding sequence ATGCCCAAGATTAAAACTGTACGTGGCGCCGCGAAACGTTTTAAAAAGACTGCTTCTGGTGGTTTCAAACGCAAGCACGCTAACCTGCGTCATATTCTGACTAAAAAATCAACAAAACGTAAGCGTCACCTGCGTCCGAAAGGAATGGTATCAAAAGGTGATTTAGGTCTGGTTATAGCTTGCCTGCCATACGCATAA
- a CDS encoding hypothetical protein (ID:JIFNMEKO_01617;~source:Prodigal:2.6) has protein sequence MKKLNTFTAILLLSGAALCQTAMADNNVFTVMDDPSTAKKPFEGAAEAGYLAQTGNTTSSSLTANTNMTWYQTSTAYSLWGNASNTSSNDERSSETYQVGGRTRYNMNTNDYLFGQASWLSDRFNGYDGRSILAMGYGRQLLNGPIHSLRVEAGPGVRYDDYHSGGHETQALAYGAVSYQWQLTDNTKFVQGVSVLGSDDTTLNSETGLQVAINQDFALKLAYNVTWNQHPPVSAPDRTDTKTTITLAYSL, from the coding sequence ATGAAAAAGCTCAATACGTTCACCGCCATTTTACTGCTTTCGGGCGCTGCATTGTGCCAAACTGCGATGGCGGATAATAACGTCTTCACTGTGATGGACGATCCTTCAACTGCAAAAAAACCTTTTGAAGGTGCAGCAGAGGCAGGTTACCTGGCACAAACGGGTAACACTACCAGTTCTTCTCTGACAGCTAACACTAACATGACGTGGTATCAGACCAGCACGGCTTACAGTTTGTGGGGCAATGCCAGTAATACCTCTTCAAACGATGAGCGGTCTTCAGAAACCTATCAGGTGGGTGGACGTACTCGCTATAACATGAACACAAACGATTACCTGTTTGGTCAGGCTAGCTGGCTCAGCGACCGCTTTAATGGTTACGACGGTCGTTCAATTTTAGCGATGGGTTACGGACGTCAGTTACTCAATGGTCCTATTCATTCTCTGCGTGTGGAAGCGGGTCCTGGTGTTCGCTATGACGATTATCATTCGGGCGGCCATGAGACTCAGGCTCTTGCCTATGGTGCGGTGAGTTATCAATGGCAATTAACTGATAATACCAAATTTGTGCAGGGTGTATCGGTGTTAGGCAGTGATGACACGACGCTGAACTCAGAAACAGGGTTACAGGTGGCTATCAATCAGGACTTTGCCCTCAAGCTTGCTTATAACGTTACCTGGAACCAGCATCCTCCGGTATCGGCACCTGATCGCACGGATACCAAAACCACTATCACACTTGCCTACTCTTTATAA
- a CDS encoding hypothetical protein (ID:JIFNMEKO_01618;~source:Prodigal:2.6), with protein MTYQRAAQLAIVKRLLGWCIFLPALLSTVISVMKFIAARPEQKNGIEAVMSDFSQLFINMVQFNTPFLNFFWENSPQPDFIAKSNVAFWLIYAAIFVGLALQASGAKMWRQYVFLRESITNQLILEKTREDGGKNRKQLEQRIVVPHQTFLLQIFPLYLLPLCLIFVGYFLLKWGGFLAH; from the coding sequence ATGACTTATCAACGAGCGGCTCAACTGGCTATAGTGAAACGGCTTTTAGGCTGGTGTATCTTTTTGCCAGCGCTACTATCGACAGTAATCTCTGTTATGAAATTTATTGCTGCCAGACCAGAGCAGAAAAATGGCATTGAAGCAGTGATGTCTGATTTCAGTCAATTATTTATCAACATGGTACAGTTCAATACACCCTTCCTGAATTTCTTCTGGGAAAACTCACCACAACCAGATTTCATAGCAAAAAGTAATGTGGCATTTTGGCTGATTTATGCGGCAATTTTCGTCGGGCTTGCATTACAGGCATCAGGTGCAAAGATGTGGCGGCAATATGTTTTTTTACGCGAGAGTATAACTAATCAATTGATACTGGAAAAAACGCGTGAGGATGGAGGCAAAAATCGTAAGCAGCTGGAACAGAGAATAGTTGTGCCACATCAGACCTTTTTGTTGCAAATATTTCCTTTGTATCTGCTTCCTCTTTGTCTGATTTTTGTGGGGTATTTTTTGTTGAAATGGGGTGGTTTTTTAGCGCACTGA
- the thrS gene encoding Threonine--tRNA ligase (ID:JIFNMEKO_01616;~source:Prodigal:2.6), whose product MPVITLPDGSQRSFDHAISVMDIALDIGPGLAKACIAGRVNGQLVDASDPITEDSNVAIITAKDEDGVEIIRHSCAHLLGHAIKQLWPDCQMAIGPVIDNGFYYDVDLDHTLTQEDIALLEKRMHQLAETNYDVIKKKVSWQEARDTFAARGETYKMAILDENVSRDDQPGLYHHEEYIDMCRGPHVPNMRFCHHFKLQKIAGAYWRGDSNNKMLQRIYGTAWADKKQLAAYLLRLEEAAKRDHRKIGKQLDLYHMQEEAPGMVFWHNDGWTIFRELEVFVRSKLTEYDYQEVKGPLMMDRVLWEKTGHWENYKDAMFTTSSENREYCIKPMNCPGHVQIFNQGLKSYRDLPLRMAEFGSCHRNEPSGSLHGLMRVRGFTQDDAHIFCTEAQVRDEVNSCIRMVYDMYSTFGFEKIAVKLSTRPEKRIGTDELWDKAEADLAGALEENQIAFEYQSGEGAFYGPKIEFTLHDCLDRAWQCGTVQLDFSLPSRLNASYVGENNERQVPVMIHRAILGSVERFIGILTEEYAGFFPTWLAPVQVVVMNITDGQSEYVAELTQKLQNAGLRVKADLRNEKIGFKIREHTLRRVPYMLVCGDKEMESGQVAVRTRRGKDLGSMDVNEVIAKLQEEIRSRCLQQLEE is encoded by the coding sequence ATGCCTGTAATTACCCTTCCCGACGGGAGCCAGCGTTCTTTCGACCATGCAATCAGTGTCATGGATATAGCCCTCGATATCGGTCCGGGACTTGCTAAAGCCTGTATTGCCGGACGTGTCAACGGCCAGTTAGTCGATGCAAGCGATCCTATTACTGAGGATAGCAATGTAGCCATTATCACGGCGAAGGACGAAGATGGTGTTGAGATCATTCGCCATTCCTGTGCGCACTTGTTAGGGCACGCGATCAAACAATTATGGCCAGATTGCCAGATGGCAATTGGTCCGGTAATTGACAATGGTTTTTATTATGACGTTGATCTCGACCACACGTTAACCCAGGAAGATATCGCTCTGCTGGAAAAACGCATGCACCAGCTTGCTGAAACAAATTACGATGTTATCAAGAAAAAAGTAAGCTGGCAGGAAGCGCGCGATACGTTTGCCGCACGCGGTGAAACGTATAAAATGGCGATCCTTGATGAGAATGTTAGCAGAGATGATCAGCCCGGTTTATATCATCACGAAGAATATATTGATATGTGCCGTGGGCCTCATGTGCCAAACATGCGTTTCTGCCACCATTTTAAGTTGCAGAAAATCGCTGGCGCTTACTGGCGTGGTGACAGTAACAACAAAATGCTACAGCGAATCTACGGAACCGCCTGGGCAGATAAAAAACAGCTCGCCGCTTATCTGCTGCGCCTTGAAGAAGCAGCGAAGCGCGATCATCGTAAGATCGGTAAACAGCTTGATCTCTATCATATGCAAGAAGAAGCTCCGGGTATGGTCTTCTGGCACAATGATGGCTGGACAATATTCCGCGAACTGGAAGTATTTGTCCGCAGCAAACTGACAGAGTATGACTATCAGGAAGTAAAAGGTCCGTTGATGATGGACAGGGTGCTTTGGGAAAAAACAGGGCATTGGGAGAACTATAAAGATGCCATGTTCACTACTTCATCAGAAAACCGTGAATATTGTATTAAGCCGATGAACTGTCCGGGCCATGTGCAGATTTTTAATCAGGGATTAAAGTCGTACCGTGATTTACCTTTGCGTATGGCAGAGTTCGGCAGTTGTCATCGCAATGAACCATCAGGCTCACTGCACGGGTTGATGCGTGTACGCGGTTTTACGCAGGACGATGCGCATATCTTTTGTACCGAAGCGCAAGTGCGCGATGAAGTTAACAGCTGTATTCGTATGGTTTACGATATGTACAGCACATTTGGTTTTGAAAAGATCGCGGTGAAACTTTCCACACGTCCTGAAAAACGTATCGGTACTGATGAGTTGTGGGATAAAGCTGAAGCAGATTTGGCAGGCGCTCTCGAAGAGAATCAAATTGCTTTTGAATATCAGTCGGGTGAGGGGGCTTTCTACGGGCCAAAAATCGAATTTACCTTACACGATTGTCTCGACCGTGCGTGGCAATGTGGTACAGTTCAGCTCGACTTCTCATTACCATCACGCCTGAACGCTTCTTATGTCGGTGAAAATAACGAACGGCAGGTGCCTGTTATGATCCACCGTGCCATTCTTGGCTCTGTGGAGCGTTTCATTGGTATTCTCACTGAAGAATATGCCGGTTTCTTCCCAACCTGGCTGGCGCCTGTACAGGTCGTGGTAATGAATATTACCGATGGACAGTCCGAATATGTTGCAGAATTGACGCAAAAGCTGCAAAATGCAGGGCTTCGCGTAAAAGCTGACTTGAGAAATGAGAAGATTGGCTTTAAAATTCGCGAGCATACGTTGCGTCGTGTTCCCTATATGCTGGTCTGCGGTGACAAAGAGATGGAGTCAGGTCAAGTGGCCGTCCGTACTCGCCGGGGTAAAGATCTAGGCAGCATGGATGTCAATGAAGTGATAGCGAAGCTGCAGGAAGAGATCCGCAGCCGTTGTCTTCAGCAATTGGAGGAATAA
- the rplT gene encoding 50S ribosomal protein L20 (ID:JIFNMEKO_01613;~source:Prodigal:2.6) — protein MARVKRGVVARARHKKILKQAKGYYGARSRVYRVAFQAVIKAGQYAYRDRRQRKRQFRQLWIARINAAARTNGISYSRFINGLKKASIEIDRKILADIAVFDKVAFSALVEKAKSALA, from the coding sequence ATGGCTCGTGTAAAACGTGGTGTCGTTGCTCGTGCACGTCACAAAAAAATCTTAAAACAAGCTAAAGGTTACTACGGTGCACGTTCTCGTGTTTACCGTGTTGCTTTCCAGGCGGTCATTAAAGCGGGTCAGTATGCATACCGTGACCGTCGTCAGCGTAAACGTCAATTCCGTCAGTTGTGGATTGCTCGTATCAACGCGGCAGCTCGTACCAACGGAATCTCCTACAGCCGTTTCATCAATGGCCTGAAAAAAGCCTCAATTGAAATTGACCGTAAGATTCTGGCTGACATTGCAGTATTCGACAAAGTGGCATTCTCTGCTTTGGTTGAAAAAGCAAAATCAGCACTGGCATAA
- the pheS gene encoding Phenylalanine--tRNA ligase alpha subunit (ID:JIFNMEKO_01612;~source:Prodigal:2.6) gives MSHLAELVMKAKAAIADADDVAALDTVRVEYLGKKGHLTLQMTTLRELPAEERPAAGALINEAKQQVQEVLNLRKTLLESAAINARLAAETIDVSLPGRRIENGGLHPVTRTINRIADFFGEMGFAVETGPEIENDYYNFDALNIPAHHPARADHDTFWFDAQRLLRTQTSGVQIRTMQNQRPPIRIIAPGRVYRNDYDQTHTPMFHQMEGLIVDTNISFTNLKGTLHDFLRNFFEEDLTIRFRPSYFPFTEPSAEVDVMGKNGKWLEVLGCGMVHPNVLRNVGIDPEVYSGFAFGMGMERLAMLRYGVTDLRSFFENDLRFLKQFK, from the coding sequence ATGTCACATCTTGCAGAACTGGTGATGAAAGCAAAAGCTGCCATTGCCGATGCCGATGATGTAGCCGCATTAGATACGGTACGTGTCGAGTATCTTGGCAAAAAAGGCCATCTGACGCTTCAAATGACCACATTGCGTGAGTTACCAGCAGAGGAAAGACCCGCCGCGGGTGCACTGATAAATGAAGCGAAACAGCAGGTTCAGGAGGTGTTGAATCTGCGTAAAACCCTTCTCGAAAGTGCTGCTATTAATGCGCGTCTGGCCGCTGAAACGATTGACGTCTCTCTTCCTGGTCGCCGTATCGAAAATGGTGGGTTGCATCCGGTCACGCGGACTATCAACCGCATTGCTGACTTTTTCGGTGAGATGGGTTTCGCGGTGGAAACCGGGCCGGAAATTGAAAACGATTACTATAATTTCGATGCATTAAATATCCCGGCTCACCACCCGGCGCGTGCCGATCACGATACGTTCTGGTTTGATGCCCAGCGTTTATTGAGGACGCAGACATCGGGTGTGCAGATTCGTACCATGCAAAATCAGCGCCCACCAATACGTATTATCGCGCCGGGAAGAGTGTATCGTAATGATTATGATCAGACACATACTCCCATGTTCCATCAGATGGAAGGGCTGATTGTTGATACCAATATCAGCTTCACTAATCTGAAAGGCACGCTACACGATTTCCTGCGTAACTTCTTTGAAGAAGATTTAACTATCCGTTTTCGACCCTCCTATTTCCCATTCACAGAGCCATCCGCAGAAGTTGATGTCATGGGAAAAAATGGCAAATGGCTTGAAGTGCTCGGATGTGGAATGGTACATCCTAACGTATTACGTAACGTTGGTATCGATCCGGAAGTGTACTCTGGTTTTGCTTTCGGCATGGGGATGGAACGACTGGCGATGTTGCGTTATGGCGTGACGGATTTGCGTTCATTCTTTGAAAACGACCTGCGTTTTCTGAAACAGTTTAAATAA
- the hxpB gene encoding Hexitol phosphatase B (ID:JIFNMEKO_01619;~source:Prodigal:2.6): MSATNPVSAVIFDMDGLLNDSEPFWYQAEQEIFSSHGFDLSRRNELTDTTGLRIDQVVKMWYDLLVGQGGDQQTITQQFIHRTLELVESKKPLLPGVIHALELCRQLGLKMGLASASPLFMIERVLQLFAIRQYFDVIASAETLPWSKPHPQVYLNAAAGLAVEPVNCVALEDSINGMIASKAARMRSIVIPDAAHSNDPRWSLANVRLSSLDELTGYHLLGE, from the coding sequence ATGTCTGCTACAAATCCTGTTTCCGCTGTCATTTTCGATATGGATGGTTTACTTAATGATTCAGAGCCGTTCTGGTATCAGGCAGAACAGGAGATATTTTCATCGCACGGTTTCGATCTTAGCCGGAGAAATGAACTGACTGATACCACCGGTCTGCGCATCGACCAGGTGGTTAAAATGTGGTACGACTTGCTCGTCGGCCAGGGAGGTGATCAACAGACCATTACTCAACAGTTTATCCATCGCACTCTAGAACTGGTTGAATCAAAGAAACCCTTGCTTCCAGGTGTAATCCATGCGCTGGAACTGTGCCGGCAGTTAGGTTTGAAAATGGGTCTGGCCTCTGCCTCACCTCTCTTTATGATCGAGCGCGTCCTTCAACTTTTCGCGATCAGACAGTATTTCGATGTTATCGCCTCCGCAGAGACGCTACCCTGGAGTAAACCTCATCCACAGGTTTATCTGAACGCAGCAGCAGGTTTAGCAGTGGAGCCGGTCAACTGTGTCGCACTGGAAGATTCAATCAATGGGATGATCGCCAGTAAAGCGGCGCGCATGCGTTCAATTGTCATCCCTGATGCAGCACACTCGAATGATCCGCGTTGGTCGCTCGCCAATGTCAGGCTCTCTTCTTTGGATGAACTGACGGGATATCATCTGCTCGGTGAGTAA
- the infC gene encoding Translation initiation factor IF-3 (ID:JIFNMEKO_01615;~source:Prodigal:2.6) → MDYGKFLYEKSKSSKEQKKKQKVIQVKEIKFRPGTDDGDYQVKLRNLIRFLEEGDKAKITLRFRGREMAHQQIGMEVLNRVRKDLCDDMDLAVVESFPSKIEGRQMIMVLAPKKKQ, encoded by the coding sequence ATGGACTACGGCAAATTCCTCTATGAAAAGAGCAAATCTTCTAAAGAGCAGAAGAAGAAGCAAAAAGTTATTCAGGTCAAGGAAATTAAATTCCGTCCTGGAACCGATGATGGCGATTATCAGGTAAAACTACGCAACCTGATTCGCTTTCTCGAAGAGGGCGATAAAGCCAAAATCACGCTGCGTTTTCGTGGTCGTGAGATGGCGCACCAACAGATCGGTATGGAAGTGCTTAACCGCGTCCGTAAAGATTTGTGTGATGATATGGACCTGGCTGTTGTCGAGTCCTTCCCTTCAAAAATCGAAGGGCGACAGATGATCATGGTGCTCGCACCCAAGAAGAAACAATAG